The proteins below are encoded in one region of Flavobacterium nackdongense:
- a CDS encoding mechanosensitive ion channel family protein — protein sequence MTVNTENIANYAETFIKVLIDYSPKLISAFLILFVGLYVIRVINRLIRRIMVKRELDPTLTKFLADILLWVLRVLLFVTFISKLGIETSSFVAILGAMGLAVGLSLQGSLSNFAGGMLIILFKPFKVGDTIEAMGMTGTVSEIQIFVTKLINANNQTIFIPNGSLSNGTIINYSLQGYRRADLTLSISYDTDIKKAKDIITTVLNKNPKVLKTPEAEVCVKLLTDNSIQLAVRPWANNADFGAVFSETLESCKLAFDAAGIVIQPFVKEASAKNK from the coding sequence ATGACAGTCAATACAGAAAACATCGCCAATTATGCCGAAACTTTTATCAAAGTTTTAATCGATTATTCTCCAAAATTGATTTCGGCTTTTCTAATCCTTTTTGTCGGACTTTATGTGATTCGAGTGATCAACAGACTCATTCGAAGAATCATGGTAAAAAGGGAACTCGACCCCACATTAACCAAATTTCTTGCCGATATTCTACTTTGGGTTTTGAGAGTATTGTTGTTCGTGACTTTCATCTCGAAACTTGGAATCGAAACCTCATCTTTTGTTGCCATTCTAGGTGCAATGGGACTTGCCGTGGGTTTATCGCTTCAGGGTTCCTTGTCCAATTTTGCGGGTGGAATGTTGATTATTCTTTTCAAACCCTTCAAAGTAGGCGATACGATTGAAGCAATGGGTATGACAGGAACGGTAAGCGAAATCCAAATATTTGTAACCAAATTAATCAATGCCAACAACCAAACTATTTTTATCCCAAATGGTTCGTTGTCGAATGGCACGATTATCAATTATTCCTTGCAAGGATACCGCAGAGCCGATTTGACGCTTTCGATTTCTTACGATACCGATATTAAAAAAGCTAAAGACATCATTACCACCGTTTTGAACAAGAACCCAAAAGTATTAAAAACGCCCGAAGCCGAAGTTTGTGTAAAACTTTTGACCGACAATTCGATTCAACTCGCCGTTAGACCCTGGGCCAACAACGCTGATTTTGGCGCCGTTTTCTCTGAAACTTTGGAAAGTTGTAAACTAGCGTTTGATGCCGCCGGAATTGTGATTCAGCCTTTTGTGAAAGAAGCATCAGCAAAGAATAAGTAA